In Lampris incognitus isolate fLamInc1 chromosome 13, fLamInc1.hap2, whole genome shotgun sequence, the genomic stretch GCAATATACTATGTCAACATCTCCAGACAGATCTGTCAACACTGTACGATACTTACTTCCCCCACCAGAAATTACTGCGCTTGAGGCCTTTGCGGTCAATCTTCATTAATACCGAGTCCACGTCGATGTAACAATCATCATCTGTCTTCAGGAGGAGATTGAACTCGGCGTTTCCTACAGACCTGAGgaaagatacagagagagagaatttgcacCCTTATTTAAAGCCACATCTCGGTTTATATTTTGTTGCTTCTTTTTTCCTGTGCAGCACAGAATAGATTTATGACAAAATATCAGCGAAGACTTAAGCGCTGCCAAATAAAATAAATTCAATCAGCCATCCCCATGGAAAAGTCTGGGTACTCTTGTTATGCCAAAGAACTACATCCACACCATTTCTCCCATTTGAGTGATGATATAATCATGCGGGCACATCATTCCGATAGTAAGACATTTCCACGTTCCCATTCTGGGCTGGTGATTTCCTAGGAGGCCCGTGCCACTGGGAGACACTGACTCGAGTCATTAGTGGCTGGCGTACCATTTATAAAACTGGAGCAGTTTGGAAGGCACACTCCTGTAGGTATCCACTACATCCACAAACACCATGTCCCCGTGCCTGAGGTTCTCCTCCCGGAGAGAAGCATCCTCCTGCCTCAGCCTAGAGGCATGACGCTCCATCCTGCCAGCCCGGCCCTGCAGGAGCCCAGTCAGACCTTCTCCATCTGactcaggtggagacagagagagggagagggatgggTGGGGACATAAGACATAAGGAAATAACTTATGGTAAAACTTTGGTTGTAGGGCTGCACAATTATGGCTAAAATGATAATCACGGTCACTTTGCTTCACAGCTATTCATCCATTTTGGGGGACAGAACCATTTTACTGGACCTTTCAAATCAACAGAAAACTGCTGTCACATTATAATGTATTTTAGAAACCTACAAATAAATGAAGATTCACATGTATAAATCCTAAAAACAAAATAATGCTttcttggggcatccaggtagcgtagcggtctattccgttgcctaccaacacggggatcactggttcgaatccccatgttacctctggcttggtcgggcgtccctacagacataattggccgtgtctgtgggtggcaaactggatgtgagtatgtatcgtggtcgctgcacttgcgcctcctctggtcggtcggggcgtctgttcaggggggagggggaactggggtggggggggggggatagcgtgattttcccacgcgctacatccccctggtgaaactcctcactgtcaggtgaaaagaagcggctggtgactccatgtatgggaggaggcatgtggtagtctgcagccctccctggatcagcagagggggtggagcagctaccgggacggcttggaagagttgggtaattggccaggtacaattgggaagaataaataaataaataaataaataaataaataaataatgctttcTTCACACCAGAGCAAACTAAACCCAGTGGGAATAATCGCCGCTGGCCACAATCAATTATTTGTGGGCACCAATATTGAAATGGTGATTATCATAAGATGAATTGTGCAGCCCTACTTGGTTGTTGTGATGATTAAAGTCTAAAGAACAGACCATCTTAAATATTGAATGATGAACTGTAGGAACTGATCTCCCAAGCCTGTCGCCTCCCATAACAAGAAAACGACAATGTATCATTTTTGGTAAATCGACTCAGAAGTAAATATAAAGGGGAGGTAAATCTAATGATGGAGCACAAGAgggtagaggaaaaaacagcaaCGAAAAACAACTCCGTTTGGCATGGCTGCAAGTGCCTTGAGGTGAAAGTCAAGCAACATCAGATAACTTGCCACAGTGAACAATGCTTTTTGGACTTCATCACGACAGCTCTTTTCCAGAAACTTCTGTTCTATTGATTGATtttcacagaaaaaaataaaaacacaaaatctCTGGACTGACCATAGATGCTGAATGTGAACCCTCCAGCCAAACCAGGAAAGCCACGGGCACTTCTGTGGGGCAGGATGCCTTCTTCAATCTTtggttaaacaaacaaacaacgacAATGCTACCAGAATGCAGATATTCTTTAGACATGTATTTATGACACTATAACGCAGCACTCACAGAGGAGATCTTGAGGACGCCACCTCCGTCGTTGAGCTGCACACAGGAACCGAGTGTGGTCAATCCGGCTGAGTCAAAGCTCTCCCAAACCAGCGTCCCCTCAAAGCCctggaaggggggaaaaaaaagacatttgctCTTGAAACTTCTGCGTAGCTTCAGTGTCCAACCGTATTACGATGGATCTATTCTGGATCTATGGACTGACCTTAGGCAAGATGAACTGCTCCACCGGTTTGTACCACACCCCATTCACCATGGTCCCTGTGCTGATGGCACTGAAACGAGCAGTCACCACGGCCTCCTGCAACACATCAACGTCTCCGCTATCACACGAGGCCGCGTCACGCGAAGGCGTtactcatgcagacacggggtGGAAAAGTGTCCAATTTCTTTCGCTTTACTCATCTTCACAGACTGAATATTTGACTGCATCCAATCAACCTTGGTGAGAACACTTAAATCGAAGCCCATTAGCTTTTTAAAACACTAATTCAGAGAAAGAGGCTCTGTTAttgtaaataaaattgacttgagcaAATAGGGCGAGCATGACCACTCAGTCGAGTACCTCAAGCTGCCCCCGGGCTGGGTGTTTATTAGGCTctgccaaaaaaaccccaaaaaaactaaTCTACCTCTTGGTCCAGCTGAAACAGCTTCACCGTCACATTGCCCCGCAGCTCCTGCTGGGTCCCACTGGGAAACACCCCCAGCCTGGTAATCACCACCGGGTGCAGGACCTTGAAATCTAGGGCCACGGCGGACACCTCGGCTGGAGCCAGCATGGAGGGGTCAGCCACCTTCACCACTTCTATCTCAGCCTCCTGCCCTGCCACTAAAACACAGAGAAGGGGCCCGAGTATTaacaagagaggggggggggggtaatgaatAAGCACACATGAAATTTAATATCAGCCGAACATGCTGACGATCTCTTTTGGGCGCTGATAATTAGATTATGCGAGGGAGCGGGAGATGGGTTGCAGAAGTTGTGCGTAGGTCTGGACATCCTCCATTAGAGTTACATCATCAGCACTTCGAGAGGAGCCGCTCCTCAGGACTGCTGCCTCCAAAGTCAGCTTCTGCCCCTCGGCGCGCTTTCTTAATTACAAACGAGCCGGCGCGCccccgtagccgaatggttacagtgcaTGCCTCATGGTCACAAccgtcgccggttcgattccagccggcgacctttgttgcacgtCATACCCCTCTCTATTTCCCGACTGCCTCTTCACCGTCTAATAAcggtaacaaaaaacaaaaacaagaagagCAGAGCAGTTTATTGCCCAGGAGATCGATGAAAAGTAAAAGGTGTTAAATGGAAGCTGGCtcattcttttctttctttctttctttctttttttatgcttTCTGTGCAAGTTCTCTTCTCCTGCTGCTCCACAGACGGAGCAATACTTTATTCAAACAAATATTAATCACACCAAGTGAGAGCAGTGATGAGTGAGATGATTTGCTGAGCTGCCTGGCTATCTTTATTCTGCTGACCCAATAAAAGCAACACATTTTTGGCTGCTTGTAAATCATCACAGTGCCATCCTCGTGCCTTTCCAGGAGGCTGGTTTAACGCATTTAGCAAAacgtggaaaaaagaaaaaaaaagaaaagtgaattgATGCACGGATTCAGACTCGCGAAGCTCATTTCTAAATGATGAAACAGGGTTAGAAATGCACCCCTTACTAAGTTTCACCAAGATAAAGCCTTGGGTAAAAGCGAACACACGGGATGACTACGATAAACGCCTTGGAAAAAGTCAGAAGCTAATCAGCATCCTCCCCTAGGCAGCTTCAACATAAACACTAAAAATCCCTGTGAAAATCCCGGGAAAGCGGAAACGAAAGGGCATTTAagggacttaaaaaaaaaaacaacaaaaacaaaaaacagctgttttctgtgccctcccCATTTACATAAAACGCACACCAGACCTGTTCCCCGTTTTAGAAACAAATCACGTCAACGAGTAAGGCCATTAAACTGTGCGAGGCAGAGAACGGCTCGGAAAGAGAGCGAAGGAGAGATCTCCATCACGCCAAAGTCGTAACAACTTAAATGATCCACTGTAATTCACATGAGGGCAGACAATGGCTTATATCAGTGCACCCAAATGAAAAGCCGTCGCAACCTTAAAATGAACAGTTTTAGAGGTTCGAGCCAGTGTTGCTAACGGGCCTGCGTCCAACTGGAGACACGTTATTGTACGTGAGATAATTCATATATAGATTTAGTTCAAATGTAAAGCTGTAGAAAGAGTCAGTGGCGTACAGGCGACAGTCTAAGCAGAAGCGCTGACTTTGTGTGAGGGATTTTCGCTACAGCCTTGGCtattgacggggggggggggttgtgtcctTGAGCTGTGGGCGAACATGAATGCgagtgtttctttttcttttctgaaCATACATCCCTGTCGTTCTCACCTTCCTTTTCCATCACGCAGTCTCTGCTTCACAACGCGCTGATCCGTGACACGTcgaggacccccctcccccccccacctcccccgtaCGAGCGTCAATATGCGCTTGTTTGTGTAATGCCGCGTTTGTGTGAAATCAGCCGATGCGGGTCAGTGCCTCACCTGGCTCGGTGAGGTTCAGGAGGGAACAAGAGTACGGATCCTCCCGATCTTCTTCCGGAACGGGGCAGCCGCGCTCGCCCACGATAAACTTCACCCCCACTCTGAAAGTAAGCACAACACCGTCACGTTCATCCGGCCGCCTGTCAACGCGGCATCACACTTAGAAGGCGGTTATTGAGAAAGCGCTGTCCATCCGCAACTCGCAACCCGTTACCGTGGTTACCGAGGGGGCGCTTAAAAAGCCGTCACACCCCATACGTGCTCGCATCATCGGATGTGAAAGTAATGGACCAAAagaaaggagagaggaaagagacctgccccccccctccccccggtcaTATAAAGATAAAGGGGGCtgacagggccccccccccctgatTATTTGGTTGCAGCTGCAGGCTTTTTGTTCTCAGTGGATGAGTTTGGCTTGGGAAAATAACTCCCAGAGGGTTGAGGTACGACCCAACAGACCTGTGCTGGAAACGGGGGTGATCCTTGAGGTAGCCCAGCCATGTCTCCCTTATCGCCCGTCTGAGGTCACGGTGGTGGCGCGCCGACAGCACTCCCATCAACACTTCGTAGGAGGGCAACGCTTCATCTGGGTTGGAGAAAGGGTTGCAGGAAGGGGGTTATAATCACTGGCCCGCACGCTCCACAAAACGTGCACGCCATTCAAGCACGCGCGCGCGTTGCATTCACGTGCCCGAAATGAGACTCGGACTTTACTTCGACGTCATACGTGTCATGCACACACTTACAACACAGTAGTTACGAGTCACAGCAGTGACGACACAGAAGCCTGCCAGTCTCGCAGCAGCTTTGGAGAAGCAACGCCCAACATTAATAGTGGCGTTTAAAAGAAGCACCGCCTAACTACTACATTcatctgaatatatatatatatatatatatatatatatatatatatatatatatacacacacaccttcattacAGTTCACTTAACAAACCACTACACCCGAAAGAGGCCGTGGCAGCGCATTAAAGTTAActtaccacccacacacacagcgcGCGCACATacgacacacacgcgcgcacataccacacacacgcacacacgcgcacgcatgtGAAGTTGCGAGGAACCTTGAGTGGCAGCCGAGTCTCCGGCGTCCGGCGGGGTTGTGCTCCGACACGTCAACCACAAGCGCAGCACGACCGCCACGGCACACGGGAGCAGGAGGAGGGCTAGGCTACGCATGGACGGAGCGCTGCATGTGGACGCCAGTGCCCAACAGCCACGGCAGACGGCGGAGCCCACGGCGCCGCCTCGCTGCCTCTCCCGACGAGCACAGGGCGGCGCGCCTGCGAGCGGCGCATTTCAACAGGCGAACAGCCCTCATGGCCGCCTCTCGCGCGGACTTGACCTCGACCAATGGGAGCGCAGAAGCGCCGGCGCGCTAGGCACGCCGGGATATGTAGTTCTGTCTGTTCGAAGCGGAACAGCGCGTGTTACGCCTGCGAGTCTTTACGGAGCCGATTATTCTCCCAAAACTGTtcaaatgggggggaaaaaatgtcTTTGGTGTTTATTTACTGCGGTAACTTTAAAGCATAACCGGCTTTGAAAGGTAATAAGAGTAGAAGACTTTTGATTGTGGTAGAAGAAGAGGTAACACGGCTGCAGCGAGCGTTTTCTATCGACGTAACCGTTTCACCAACACCCAGgggcgcccccagacattttcataggggggggcggggggggccaaatggggccactgaacatcttggggtggcacaccaaaaccaaaagccatgactgaatttggggaattctatgatgctgttgtagtatactgtataggctagtggaaacctgtcgatatgagagttaagaaaaatatacattaggtgctgttcatgtaaatcaataatgtaaaatatcagatagaagcatattatgcataatcagaagcatattctgcatatgcgactcgtggctgggggggggggcagggatagaatcaggatggccatggccacccctcgGGGGCGCCACTGCAAACAACTGCAAATTAACAAATCAACCACTTTCATTATCCCGAAATTTAGCATCAATTTCACTTTAAGAAAGATGTTTGACACACAAACTTACTGCATAACACGCGATTATTTCTTAATATCCACGGAACAATGTATTTGGGGGTTGCATCTTTAAAATCAGGCGACTTCTCTGCCTTCACTGCTCCGCTTGCCTGTTTCCTTGCTTGTAACAATTTCATTTGCAACGTTAATGGGAGTTTCAACCTCATCTGACAGGACAGCTCGTCTCAGCAAGTGCAATGAGTTTCCCACTCCTGCTGAATACACCTTCAAGGGCTTTTGGAAAAATATTCCTGCACAGATTgcggctgtatatatatatatacacacacacacacacacacacacatatatatacacacacacacatacacacacacatatatatatatacacacacacatgcacacacacacacatatatatatatacacacacatacacacacatgcacgcatatatatatatatatatatatatatacatatatatgcacacacacatatatatacacacgtatatatatatatatatatatatatatatatatagacacacacacacacacacacacacacacacacacacacacacacacacacacacctctgcactATGGATGGCCACTCTCCTGTGTGTTACACAGTTCTTTCTTTAGGTTTTTACTATGACATATTACTTTCTTTTTGGGAATACGCAATTCATTTGAATAAGACAGACAGGCATCCAATGAGCAAGTTGATATTGGCACATCTTCCCAAGAGCGGATAAATCTTTCAGCGATGACTTATCATTAATGGAGCAGAACTCTTGAGGCGACGAATGCATGCATGAATGAGGAAATGGCCTCAATAGATAATCCGAACGGCTGTTGATTTCAGTGGCTAACAAACTGAACtgccatcatattcttcatgtgaCCTGCAGCGCTGGATCATCCTTTTCATTCCCCGACATGCACCGTCTGGGAGTGGGAGGAAAACAAGACAGGCGAGAGGAAGATGGCAGACCCGTCAGACAAGAGTGAATTCAGAAGGTTGACAAATTGACCTTCAAAAggaaagctgctgctgctgcacaagcGTTGCAAGTCGGAGGACTTCATTTTCAAATGAACCACAAGAGGACTCTGCTGCATCACACTTGCTTGAAGAGACCCTTCATCGATTCCGTGCGCTCCATTTGCTCTTCGCTGGTCTGAAGGGGCAGTTCTGAAGGACGTCAtggagggagacaggagacacaGCAATGCCGTTATCACAGAAATAGACACAACACATTTGGGTTGCCATTTCCTTTAATCAACTTCATCTGCCAAAGGATTTACAAAGCCTGTTATTTAAacgttgcccccctccccccgaaagaGTTATCATTCATCAATACAGCTGCACGTGTTTACAGATCCGGACCCCCCATGAAAATAATGTGCAGAATAGCACCCATAAGTCTACGAAGAGGCAATATTTCATCGCATAATATCTCTCAGTTCTCTCTGTGATATATAGAAGTAAATCCATGCAATATTCATCTCTAGCCATGAACTTCATATTTCTTTATTTTTCCAGATTTGGCACCATCCTTGAGATGAGGTCAGTGAAAGTACCCTGAGGTTGATCTCAGGTTGTTAAGACAGGAACTAAAGACACAATTATTATCCTGAAAACAGGTCGAGGAGAATCCAATATCTTGTCTGGGTGACGATCTTAGCAGTTTAATTCCCAAATGCAATGGCTATTCAAGTACCAGGAGGAATGAATCCTTCGTTTTAAAGAAATCAAAATGCCGACGATGCAGTAAACCTGAACCATCGAAGGGATCATAACATGTAAACCGACCCTTATCgttgtttttaaaaaatattGAGTATCAATAATTGCATGATTTATAAATGTTTTATCCTAAGTATCATACAAGCTTAAGTAGCACTACACGTCATGTAACTGTCAGTGCTGTGCAACACATATCCAATCATACTACTAATAACAATATTAATTATATCAATATCATAACAATTCATTGTAAAAATTAGCAAATGCTATTCAACTACCATGTAAAGGAAATGTTGGACAGTGTGCTTTTTTTCtttagaaacaaacaaacaaaaaaggctGTGGGAGGACAGTGTAAGGAGTACGCCGCTCTCACAAAAATTGGCACTGTAACATACTGTACACTCTAAGAGATTGACGGTCCCTGGGAAACGGAGGAGACCGCCGAAAGGAGCGGAGAAACATGCAGGCCTCTGGTTGGGCTTTACGGTCCAAGGCCATGCCATTCACACTAGGACAGGCAGAAAGGAATCAGGCTCAGGAAACATGCCCAGGAAAACAAATGGTGCCGagatgaaacatttttttttttgaagttatCAAGTTGGATTATACGCTGCCTTTTAAAAATTCAGCCAGAGGCAGCAGGATAAACCCACAAGCCCGGATGGAAGGTAGCACACATTCATAAATAATTTTCAAACGTCCGTATGGGTCTGCATGGTTTATAGCCCTGAACAACACACCTTGTTTGTGAAACACAGCTCTGTGTTTTTCAgcgaatatatttatatattttcacACCACCGCTCATGTGCCGTCACCTTTTTTGTTGCAATACGCCGACATAATTTACAGTGGGAGGTAAGGATGCCTCCAAGAGACATTGCTCACTCGGTAGAACTCGAATTTTACTACGTCTGAACGTCTTCAACGCGCGGGTTAATAACTGCAGATTTCTGGGTCGGGTGGCAACAGGAGGGACGAAGGGAAGCTGGAGATTTCCAGCGTGCCTACGGTGGACAGGTTGCTCTCAACGGTCAGGGCTGTGCATTCAGTAAAATGGAAAATACTTCAAAAGGATGTTTAAAGATAAAAAGTTGATTATGAAAATGAACATTGATTCTACTTCGACAGGGTCGAGGGCCGGGGAGAAATGTTTCAAACCAGCAAACGCATTGGGCAATAACTTGTTTCCTGAGGCACGTAAGATCTAGCAcaataaaagagaaaaacaaaagaagaagaacatcTCTCATCTCTTTAAGCACTGAGCAAGGCTGCTGTCTAAtaacaaagcaagaacaaaccTATTTAACAAGACATGAGAACGCTCAATGGGTTGCCAGTTTTGGTAGCCGACTCCCCCGAAACCTTCAGCCACCAGGACAGTACTGACCATCAACAGAGTGTCCGCTGGGCAAAACTCAACTCAACGCCTATGGCCAGTAGCTTCAGGTGTGGTGAAGACAGAGAAGCCAG encodes the following:
- the b3galnt2 gene encoding UDP-GalNAc:beta-1,3-N-acetylgalactosaminyltransferase 2 codes for the protein MRSLALLLLPCAVAVVLRLWLTCRSTTPPDAGDSAATQDEALPSYEVLMGVLSARHHRDLRRAIRETWLGYLKDHPRFQHRVGVKFIVGERGCPVPEEDREDPYSCSLLNLTEPVAGQEAEIEVVKVADPSMLAPAEVSAVALDFKVLHPVVITRLGVFPSGTQQELRGNVTVKLFQLDQEEAVVTARFSAISTGTMVNGVWYKPVEQFILPKGFEGTLVWESFDSAGLTTLGSCVQLNDGGGVLKISSIEEGILPHRSARGFPGLAGGFTFSIYDGEGLTGLLQGRAGRMERHASRLRQEDASLREENLRHGDMVFVDVVDTYRSVPSKLLQFYKWSVGNAEFNLLLKTDDDCYIDVDSVLMKIDRKGLKRSNFWWGNFRQSWAVDRIGKWQELEYASPAYPAFACGSGYVVSRDLVQWLATNAEKLKAYQGEDVSMGIWMAAVGPQKYQDPGWLCEKECYLDMLSSPQHTAEELRALWDRKRACGDPCGCPWSP